A genome region from Prionailurus bengalensis isolate Pbe53 chromosome B4, Fcat_Pben_1.1_paternal_pri, whole genome shotgun sequence includes the following:
- the LOC122473336 gene encoding olfactory receptor 9K2-like produces the protein MSERGTDNHSEVTDFILVGFRVRSELHILLFLLFLLVYAMILLGNVGMMTIIMTDPRLNTPMYFFLGNLSFIDLFYSSVIAPKAMINFWSESKSISFAGCVTQLFLFALFIVAEAFLLAAMAYDRFIAICNPLLYSVQMTARLCMQLVAGSYLCGSVSSILLTSVTFTLSFCASRAIDHFYCDYRPLQRISCSDLYFLKVVSFFLCSIIILPTIIVIIVSYMYIVSTVLKIRSTEGRKKAFSTCSSHLGVVSVLYGAVIFMYVIPDRFPELSKVASLCYTLVTPMLNPLIYSLRNKDVKEALKKLLKKNPIL, from the coding sequence ATGAGTGAGAGGGGAACAGACAATCACTCGGAAGTGACTGACTTCATCCTTGTAGGCTTCAGGGTCCGCTCTGAGCTCCAcattctcctcttcctgctctttctgctTGTGTATGCCATGATCCTTCTGGGTAATGTTGGGATGATGACCATTATTATGACTGATCCCCGGCTGAACACACCGATGTATTTCTTCCTAGGCAACCTGTccttcattgatctcttctactcGTCTGTTATTGCACCCAAGGCCATGATCAACTTCTGGTCTGAGAGCAAGTCCATCTCTTTTGCAGGCTGTGTGACCcagctctttctctttgccctcttCATCGTGGCGGAGGCATTTCTCCTGGCagccatggcctatgaccgcttcATTGCCATCTGCAACCCACTCCTCTACTCTGTCCAGATGACAGCACGTCTCTGCATGCAGTTGGTGGCTGGTTCCTATTTATGTGGCAGCGTTAGCTCAATTCTTTTGACCAGCGTGACATTTACTTTGTCCTTTTGTGCTTCCCGAGCCATCGACCACTTTTACTGTGATTACCGTCCACTTCAAAGGATTTCTTGTTCTGATCTCTACTTTCTTaaggtggtttcttttttcttatgcaGCATTATTATTTTGCCTACCATAATTGTCATTATTGTGTCTTATATGTATATTGTGTCCACGGTTTTAAAGATAAGATCCACTGAGGGACGTAAGAAAGCGTTTTCCACTTGCAGCTCACACCTGGGAGTCGTGAGTGTGCTGTATGGTGCTGTGATTTTTATGTATGTCATCCCTGACAGATTTCCTGAGCTGAGTAAAGTGGCCTCGTTATGTTACACCCTAGTCACTCCCATGCTGAATCCTTTGATTTACTCCCTGAGAAACAAAGATGTCAAAGAAGCTCTCAAAAAACTTCTAAAGAAAAATCCTATTCTTTga
- the LOC122473625 gene encoding olfactory receptor 9K2-like, whose product MGDRGTDNHSEVTDFILVGFRVRPELHILLFLIFLLVYAMILLGNVGMMTIIMTDPRLNTPMYFFLGNLSFIDLFYSSVIAPKAMINFWSESKSISFAGCVTQLFLFALFIVAEGFLLAAMAYDRFIAICNPLLYSSQMSTRLCIQLVAGSYICGCISSVLQTSMVFTLSFCGSRSIDHFYCDTRPLERISCSDFFIYRMISFFLSSIIILPTIIVIIISYLYIVSTVLKIRSSEGRKKAFSTCSSHLGVVSVLYGAVFFMYLTPDRFPELSKVASLCYTLVTPMLNPLIYSLRNKDVKEALRKILGKKILLLNSILTVT is encoded by the coding sequence ATGGGTGACAGGGGAACAGACAATCACTCGGAAGTGACTGACTTCATCCTTGTAGGCTTCAGGGTCCGCCCTGAGCTCCACATTCTCCTCTTCCTGATCTTTCTGCTTGTGTATGCCATGATCCTCCTAGGGAATGTTGGGATGATGACCATTATTATGACTGATCCCCGGCTGAACACACCGATGTATTTCTTCCTAGGCAACCTGTccttcattgatctcttctattcGTCTGTTATTGCACCCAAGGCCATGATCAACTTCTGGTCTGAGAGCAAGTCCATCTCTTTTGCAGGCTGTGTGACCcagctctttctctttgccctcttCATCGTGGCGGAGGGATTTCTCCTGGCAGCTATGGCCTATGACCGCTTCATTGCCATTTGCAACCCACTCCTCTACTCTTCCCAGATGTCAACACGTCTTTGCATTCAGTTGGTGGCTGGTTCTTATATCTGTGGCTGCATTAGCTCGGTTCTTCAGACAAGCATGGTATTTACTCTGTCCTTTTGTGGCTCTCGGTCCATTGACCACTTTTACTGTGACACTCGCCCACTTGAGAGGATATCTTGTTCTGACTTCTTCATCTATAggatgatttcctttttcttatcgAGCATCATCATCTTGCCTACCatcatagttattattatttcttacttGTATATTGTGTCCACAGTTCTCAAGATACGCTCCTCTGAGGGACGTAAGAAAGCGTTCTCCACTTGCAGCTCACACCTGGGAGTCGTGAGTGTGCTGTACGGTGCTGTGTTTTTTATGTATCTCACTCCTGACAGATTTCCTGAGCTGAGTAAAGTGGCCTCGTTGTGTTACACCCTAGTCACTCCCATGCTGAATCCTTTGATTTACTCTCTGAGAAACAAAGATGTCAAAGAAGCTCTGAGAAagattctggggaaaaaaatacttttacttaATTCTATCTTAACAGTGACATAA
- the LOC122473036 gene encoding olfactory receptor 6C75-like, producing the protein MRNYTAVTEFILLGLTNDPQWQVVLFVFLLATYMLSVTGNLIIIILTLSDPHLKTPMYFFLRNFSFLELSFTSVCIPRFLVTIVTGNRTISYNDCVAQLFFFILLGVTEFYLLAAMSYDRYVAICKPLHYMTIMNHRVCILLVFSSWLAGFLIIFPPVILLQKLEFCASNVIDHFICDSSPILQLSCTNTRFLELMAFILAVVTLMVTLTLVMLSYTYIIRTILKIPSKSQRKKAFSTCSSHMIVVSLSYGSCIFMYIKPSARERVTLNKGVAVIITSVAPLLNPFIYSLRNQQVKQAFKNMVQRMVFSLYK; encoded by the coding sequence atgagaaattacACAGCAGTAACAGAATTTATTCTTCTCGGATTGACAAATGACCCACAATGGCAGGTTGTACTTTTCGTATTTCTTCTTGCTACCTACATGCTTAGTGTGACTGGGAACCTGATCATTATCATTCTCACACTTTCAGATCCCCACTTAAAGACTCCAATGTATTTCTTCCTTCGAAACTTCTCATTCCTAGAATTATCATTCACATCTGTCTGTATCCCCAGATTCCTTGTCACTATAGTGACGGGAAACAGAACTATTTCCTACAatgactgtgtggctcagttgttttTCTTCATCCTGTTGGGGGTGACAGAATTTTACCTTCTGGCTGCCATGTCCTATGACCGCTacgtggccatctgcaagcctcTCCATTACATGACCATCATGAATCACAGAGTCTGCATACTCCTTGTCTTTAGCTCATGGCTTGCAGGATTCCTGATCATCTTTCCACCAGTAATTCTGCTGCAGAAGTTGGAGTTCTGCGCCTCCAATGTAATTGATCATTTTATCTGTGACTCTTCTCCGATTCTACAGCTTTCCTGTACAAACACTCGCTTTTTAGAACTCATGGCATTTATTTTAGCAGTGGTAACACTTATGGTCACCTTAACACTAGTTATGCTCTCCTATACGTACATCATCCGGACAATTCTGAAAATTCCTTCCAAGAGTCAAAGGAAAAAAGCCTTTTCCACTTGTTCCTCACACATGATAGTGGTCTCCCTCTCTTATGGAAGCTGCATCTTCATGTACATTAAGCCTTCTGCAAGGGAAAGGGTGACTTTAAACAAAGGGGTAGCTGTCATCATTACCTCAGTTGCTCCTCTCCTGAATCCTTTCATATATTCACTAAGGAATCAGCAGGTAAAGCAAGCCTTCAAGAACATGGTCCAGAGAATGgtcttttctttatataaatga